From one Bacillus sp. FJAT-42376 genomic stretch:
- a CDS encoding CBS domain-containing protein — MNSVNQIMSKNVACVSSSQSIQEAAQLMSQHNVGSIPVVDNSQMKGIITDRDITLRTTAEGRESNTKVSDVMTSHVVSGSPDMSYEEASQMMAQNQIRRLPIVENGQLAGMVALGDLSVNQLSNDSAGSALSNISDQHK, encoded by the coding sequence ATGAATTCAGTCAATCAAATCATGTCCAAAAATGTGGCGTGTGTCAGTTCAAGCCAGTCCATTCAAGAGGCAGCGCAGCTTATGAGCCAGCACAATGTCGGATCGATTCCGGTTGTGGATAATAGCCAGATGAAGGGAATTATCACAGATCGTGATATTACACTTCGAACAACAGCTGAAGGCAGAGAAAGCAATACGAAGGTGTCTGATGTGATGACATCCCATGTTGTTTCCGGAAGCCCGGATATGAGTTATGAGGAAGCATCCCAGATGATGGCTCAAAACCAAATCCGCCGTCTGCCGATTGTGGAAAACGGCCAGCTGGCTGGCATGGTAGCCCTTGGCGATCTTTCAGTAAATCAGCTTTCCAATGATTCTGCAGGAAGCGCCCTTTCAAACATTTCAGACCAGCATAAATAA
- a CDS encoding HAD family hydrolase: MYKAVVFDFDGLILDTETLHYNVLQEMFEEQGSHLPLEVWVKDVGTDSGFKPFTYLEEQLKKTVDHDSLQKEREKRFGERILKEKARPGVVDYLAAAKELGFKVGLASSSNYKWVSTHLKHIGLFEEFECIKTSDDVEEVKPNPDLYLKAAECLGVKPEECIAFEDSAHGSTAAKRAGMACVIVPNQITGGLPFEEMDHRLESMAELEFKLLLEKLEGRNRV; encoded by the coding sequence ATGTATAAAGCGGTTGTGTTTGACTTTGATGGTTTGATCCTGGATACGGAAACCCTGCATTACAACGTTCTTCAGGAAATGTTTGAGGAACAGGGATCCCATCTGCCTCTTGAGGTATGGGTGAAGGATGTAGGAACCGATTCCGGATTTAAGCCGTTTACATATTTGGAAGAACAATTAAAGAAGACGGTGGACCATGATTCACTTCAGAAGGAACGTGAAAAACGGTTTGGGGAACGAATTTTAAAAGAGAAGGCGAGACCCGGAGTGGTAGACTATCTGGCTGCCGCGAAGGAGCTCGGATTTAAGGTTGGGCTGGCTTCAAGCTCCAATTATAAATGGGTGAGCACCCACTTGAAACATATTGGCTTATTTGAAGAATTTGAGTGCATTAAAACAAGTGATGATGTGGAGGAAGTAAAGCCAAATCCGGATCTCTATTTAAAAGCAGCTGAATGCCTGGGGGTGAAACCTGAGGAGTGCATCGCGTTTGAGGATTCTGCCCATGGATCCACTGCAGCAAAACGGGCAGGGATGGCGTGCGTGATTGTGCCGAATCAAATCACCGGCGGACTGCCGTTTGAAGAAATGGACCACCGTCTTGAATCGATGGCTGAACTGGAATTCAAGCTGCTTCTTGAAAAGCTGGAAGGAAGAAATCGCGTTTAA
- a CDS encoding bifunctional GNAT family N-acetyltransferase/carbon-nitrogen hydrolase family protein, with protein sequence MSEELDLSKFEKKMIIRNIEHKDIDEIINMQKKCFPGMEPWKREHLESHLEHFPEGQFCAEFEGQIIGSCSSLLVNFDEYDDRHTWDDITDNGYITNHNPDGYNLYGIEVMVDPEFRRMSIGYRLYEARKEFARLQNLKSIIIGGRIPNFHKHAGEMTPREYVEEVIHHRIYDPVLSFQLMNGFTLMRINPSYLPDDKASNQYATLMEWNNVDYQPNTKRYYKTSFPVRICVVQYMMKQIESFDEFAKQSEYYVDVASDADADFAVFPELFTTQLMSFGHEKTPSQAIRRLTEFTEDYISLFTDLAVKYNINIIGGSHVVEEDDGDIYNIAYLFRRDGTIEKQYKIHITPNERKWWGISAGDQVRVFDTDCGKIAIQICYDIEFPELARIATDMGAKIIFTPFCTEDRQGYLRVRYCAQARAVENQVYTVISGTVGNLPQTENMDIQYAQSAIFAPSDFEYARDGIVGECNPNIEMVVIGDVDLEILRRQRQSGTVRQLKDRRRDLYSLQYKNRS encoded by the coding sequence ATGAGTGAAGAATTGGATTTATCTAAATTTGAAAAAAAAATGATCATAAGGAATATAGAGCATAAAGATATTGATGAAATTATCAATATGCAGAAGAAATGTTTTCCGGGAATGGAGCCATGGAAAAGGGAACATCTTGAGAGCCATTTAGAGCATTTTCCGGAAGGACAGTTTTGTGCAGAGTTCGAAGGGCAGATTATCGGTTCCTGCTCCAGTCTGCTTGTAAACTTTGATGAATACGATGACCGCCATACGTGGGATGACATTACGGATAACGGATACATTACAAACCATAATCCCGACGGCTATAATCTCTACGGAATTGAAGTAATGGTGGACCCGGAATTCAGAAGAATGAGCATCGGCTACAGGCTTTATGAAGCGCGCAAGGAATTTGCCCGTCTTCAAAATTTAAAAAGCATCATCATTGGGGGCCGAATTCCTAATTTCCATAAACACGCAGGCGAAATGACTCCAAGAGAGTATGTGGAGGAAGTCATCCATCACCGTATTTATGATCCGGTTCTTTCCTTCCAGCTAATGAACGGGTTTACGCTGATGAGGATCAATCCGAGCTACCTGCCGGATGATAAAGCGTCCAATCAATATGCAACCCTGATGGAATGGAACAATGTAGACTATCAGCCGAATACGAAGCGTTATTATAAAACGTCCTTCCCGGTCAGGATTTGTGTGGTTCAGTACATGATGAAGCAAATCGAGTCTTTCGATGAATTCGCGAAGCAGTCCGAATATTATGTGGATGTTGCATCCGATGCAGACGCTGATTTCGCTGTTTTCCCTGAGCTTTTCACCACACAGCTCATGTCTTTTGGCCATGAAAAAACGCCAAGCCAGGCAATCAGACGGCTGACGGAGTTTACAGAAGATTATATATCCCTGTTTACAGACCTTGCTGTGAAGTACAACATCAATATCATCGGCGGATCCCATGTAGTGGAAGAGGATGACGGGGATATCTACAATATTGCCTACCTTTTCAGACGGGACGGGACAATCGAGAAGCAATACAAAATTCATATCACCCCAAACGAGCGCAAGTGGTGGGGCATCAGCGCAGGCGATCAGGTCAGGGTGTTCGATACGGACTGCGGGAAAATTGCCATCCAAATTTGCTATGATATCGAGTTCCCGGAATTGGCACGAATTGCGACAGATATGGGGGCAAAAATCATTTTCACTCCATTTTGTACAGAAGACCGCCAAGGCTATTTAAGGGTTCGGTACTGTGCGCAGGCGCGTGCGGTTGAAAATCAGGTATATACCGTTATTTCAGGTACGGTCGGCAACCTTCCCCAAACAGAAAATATGGATATTCAATACGCCCAATCCGCTATTTTCGCTCCATCCGATTTCGAATACGCAAGAGACGGGATTGTCGGGGAGTGCAACCCGAATATCGAGATGGTCGTAATCGGGGATGTCGATTTAGAAATTTTAAGAAGACAGCGCCAGTCCGGAACCGTCCGGCAGCTGAAGGACCGGCGGCGCGATTTGTATTCGCTCCAGTATAAGAACAGATCGTGA
- a CDS encoding glycerol-3-phosphate responsive antiterminator — protein MGFEGQTILPALRNMKQFDQFLQSHYEYGVLLDTHLGQLKGIVKASNQAGKKLLIHVDLIQGLKHDEYAVEFISQEIKPAGLISTRSSVIGKAKQRGLIAIQRLFLLDTSALAKSLELIQKNRPDFIEVLPGVVPSLIEGIRKETDIPILAGGFVKTEQEVQAALQAGATAVTSSETALWKELQK, from the coding sequence ATGGGATTTGAAGGGCAGACGATATTGCCTGCATTGAGAAATATGAAGCAATTTGATCAGTTTTTACAGAGTCATTACGAATATGGAGTGCTGCTTGATACTCATTTAGGCCAGCTCAAGGGTATTGTGAAGGCATCTAATCAGGCAGGAAAGAAGCTTCTGATTCATGTCGATTTAATTCAGGGACTTAAGCACGATGAATACGCGGTTGAATTTATCTCCCAGGAAATCAAACCTGCCGGGCTTATCTCTACCCGGTCGAGTGTAATCGGAAAAGCGAAACAGCGCGGCCTCATAGCGATCCAGCGTTTATTCCTGCTTGATACAAGTGCATTGGCAAAGAGTCTTGAGCTTATTCAAAAAAACAGACCGGATTTCATTGAAGTACTTCCCGGAGTTGTCCCGAGCTTAATTGAGGGCATCCGTAAAGAAACGGATATTCCTATACTTGCAGGCGGGTTCGTAAAGACAGAGCAGGAAGTCCAGGCAGCTCTTCAGGCGGGTGCTACAGCTGTTACCAGTTCAGAAACCGCTCTTTGGAAGGAACTGCAGAAATAG
- a CDS encoding DUF3916 domain-containing protein — MREKKVRGIKRKSYHLIERIKANTLEFPTEFYNGYWHMHLPVAQDFISSNKTPKKIKRLCIQTLLDRSEHLIGLKPNDKEKYRVVVTVDFPDLWGSQIIVFKGDSHFKDFFNRNDEYQQWLYLPDDRNIQAEWGLSVPNNLKISGFKEIITDEDGYHYEGEIWFIGELK; from the coding sequence ATGCGGGAGAAAAAGGTTCGAGGAATTAAACGTAAGTCTTATCATTTGATTGAACGAATTAAAGCAAATACTTTGGAGTTTCCAACAGAATTTTACAATGGTTATTGGCATATGCACCTACCCGTTGCTCAGGACTTTATAAGTTCCAACAAAACACCCAAAAAAATCAAACGATTATGCATTCAAACCCTATTGGATAGATCTGAACATCTAATTGGTTTGAAGCCAAATGACAAAGAAAAGTACCGTGTAGTAGTTACAGTTGATTTCCCAGATTTATGGGGTTCGCAAATAATTGTATTTAAAGGTGATTCCCATTTTAAAGATTTCTTTAATAGGAACGACGAATATCAACAATGGCTTTATCTGCCTGATGATAGAAACATTCAAGCTGAATGGGGATTGTCTGTTCCTAACAATTTGAAAATATCAGGTTTTAAAGAAATAATTACAGATGAAGATGGATATCACTATGAAGGTGAAATTTGGTTTATCGGGGAATTAAAATAA
- a CDS encoding MIP/aquaporin family protein, with amino-acid sequence MTAFWGELIGTMILIVFGAGVCAGVNLKGSFAQNSGWIVITMGWGLGVAMAAYAVGGISGAHLNPALTIGLALTGAFSWSMVPAYILAQMIGAFIGAALIYFHYLPHWKATEDPGTKLGVFSTGPAIPNVFANFISEALGTFILVLGILSIGANKFTEGLNPLIVGFLIVAIGLSLGGTTGYAINPARDLGPRIAHFVLPIPGKGPSNWRYAWIPVVGPIAGGAFGAVFYNYAFKGIMNSSFWIVTAILAVLLIATYAMTKRESNTLKQKAA; translated from the coding sequence ATGACTGCTTTTTGGGGTGAATTAATTGGAACGATGATTTTAATTGTGTTTGGTGCAGGAGTTTGTGCCGGAGTCAATTTAAAAGGATCGTTCGCTCAAAATTCAGGATGGATTGTCATCACCATGGGATGGGGACTGGGCGTTGCCATGGCGGCCTATGCGGTCGGAGGCATCAGCGGAGCCCATTTGAATCCCGCCCTTACAATCGGCCTTGCACTCACAGGCGCTTTTTCCTGGAGCATGGTCCCTGCATATATACTGGCTCAAATGATAGGGGCATTCATAGGAGCGGCACTTATTTATTTTCATTACCTGCCGCACTGGAAGGCAACAGAAGATCCCGGTACGAAACTCGGCGTTTTTTCAACCGGACCGGCTATTCCGAATGTTTTTGCCAACTTCATCAGTGAAGCACTTGGGACATTTATATTAGTACTTGGTATCCTTTCAATAGGAGCAAATAAATTTACAGAAGGGTTAAATCCTCTGATTGTCGGTTTCCTCATTGTAGCCATTGGTTTATCATTGGGGGGGACAACGGGCTATGCCATCAATCCGGCCCGCGATCTCGGTCCGCGAATTGCCCATTTTGTTCTTCCGATTCCGGGAAAAGGACCATCGAACTGGCGTTACGCTTGGATACCGGTTGTCGGACCGATTGCAGGCGGAGCGTTTGGAGCTGTCTTTTACAACTACGCATTTAAGGGCATCATGAATTCATCATTCTGGATTGTAACCGCTATCCTGGCTGTATTGCTAATTGCGACTTACGCGATGACAAAGCGGGAAAGTAATACACTGAAACAAAAAGCCGCTTAA
- the glpK gene encoding glycerol kinase GlpK, with translation MEKYILSLDQGTTSSRAIIFNKKAEIVHTAQKEFTQHFPKPGWVEHNANEIWGTVLAVIASALSESNITAEQIAGIGITNQRETTVVWDKNTGQPVYNAIVWQSRQTVPICEELKAEDLNDKFRDKTGLLIDAYFSGTKVKWILDNVEGAREKAEKGDLLFGTIDTWLIWKLSGGQAHVTDYSNASRTLMYNIYDLKWDEELLEILGVPKSMLPEVRPSSEVYGETIDYHFFGHKIPIAGAAGDQQAALFGQACFEKGMAKNTYGTGCFMLMNTGEEAIKSEHGLLTTLAWGVNGKVEYALEGSIFVAGSAIQWLRDGLRMFKDARDSESYATRVESTDGVYVVPAFVGLGTPYWDSDVRGAVFGLTRGTSKEHFVRATLESLAYQSRDVLDAMEADSGISLKTLRVDGGAVKNDFLMEFQSNILGVPVERPEINETTALGSAYLAGLAVGFWENQSEISDKWAIDRTFEPDMEEKDREELYEGWKKAVNAARAFK, from the coding sequence ATGGAAAAATATATTTTATCACTGGATCAGGGTACAACGAGCTCAAGGGCTATTATCTTTAACAAAAAAGCAGAAATCGTTCATACCGCGCAAAAAGAATTCACACAGCATTTTCCGAAGCCGGGCTGGGTAGAGCACAATGCCAATGAAATTTGGGGAACCGTTCTTGCCGTCATTGCCTCTGCGCTATCAGAATCCAATATTACAGCCGAACAGATAGCCGGAATCGGTATTACGAACCAGCGTGAAACTACGGTGGTCTGGGATAAAAACACAGGGCAGCCTGTCTACAACGCGATAGTCTGGCAATCCCGCCAGACGGTGCCGATTTGCGAAGAGCTGAAAGCGGAGGATCTGAATGATAAATTCAGGGACAAAACCGGGCTTTTGATCGACGCGTATTTTTCAGGAACGAAAGTAAAATGGATTTTGGATAATGTAGAAGGAGCAAGGGAGAAAGCGGAAAAAGGCGATCTTCTATTCGGAACCATTGATACGTGGCTCATCTGGAAACTGTCGGGAGGCCAGGCGCATGTTACCGACTATTCCAACGCTTCCAGAACCCTTATGTACAACATTTATGATCTGAAATGGGACGAAGAGCTGCTTGAAATTCTCGGAGTTCCAAAATCCATGCTTCCTGAAGTCCGTCCATCCTCTGAAGTGTATGGAGAAACCATTGACTATCACTTCTTCGGCCATAAAATTCCGATTGCCGGAGCAGCGGGTGACCAGCAGGCTGCATTGTTCGGCCAGGCTTGCTTTGAAAAAGGGATGGCGAAAAATACGTACGGAACAGGATGCTTTATGCTCATGAATACGGGCGAAGAAGCGATAAAATCTGAACATGGCCTGCTTACAACTCTTGCTTGGGGGGTAAATGGAAAAGTAGAATACGCTCTCGAAGGAAGTATCTTTGTAGCGGGATCTGCTATCCAATGGCTGCGGGACGGATTGCGCATGTTCAAAGATGCGAGAGACAGCGAATCTTATGCAACACGCGTTGAATCAACGGACGGTGTTTACGTGGTTCCTGCATTTGTAGGACTGGGCACACCATATTGGGACAGTGATGTAAGAGGGGCTGTTTTCGGGCTTACACGCGGAACATCGAAAGAACATTTTGTCCGCGCGACACTCGAATCCCTTGCGTACCAGTCCCGCGACGTTCTTGACGCGATGGAAGCGGATTCCGGTATTTCCCTTAAAACACTGAGGGTGGATGGCGGTGCCGTTAAAAATGACTTCCTCATGGAATTCCAGAGCAATATTCTCGGTGTGCCGGTTGAACGTCCGGAAATCAACGAGACAACGGCTCTCGGTTCCGCGTATCTTGCGGGCCTTGCTGTCGGCTTCTGGGAGAACCAATCCGAGATTTCCGACAAATGGGCGATCGACCGCACATTTGAACCGGATATGGAAGAGAAAGATAGGGAAGAATTATACGAGGGCTGGAAAAAAGCAGTGAACGCTGCCAGGGCTTTCAAATAA